From Acinetobacter lwoffii, a single genomic window includes:
- the greA gene encoding transcription elongation factor GreA codes for MQRYPMTPEGKIALEKELHQLKTVDRPRITASIAEAREHGDLKENAEYHAAREQQGFCEGRIQDIEGKLGAAQVIDVKELEQNGRVVFGVTVTIENLDTEEQKTYKIVGDDEADFKINKISVNSPIARGLLGKNEGDDVKINTPNGEVEYEIVKVEYL; via the coding sequence ATGCAACGTTATCCTATGACACCTGAAGGCAAAATTGCCTTAGAGAAAGAATTACACCAACTGAAAACAGTGGATCGCCCACGTATTACAGCTTCAATTGCAGAAGCGCGTGAACACGGCGACTTAAAAGAAAATGCAGAATACCATGCAGCACGTGAACAGCAAGGCTTCTGTGAAGGTCGTATTCAGGACATCGAAGGCAAACTGGGTGCAGCTCAGGTGATCGACGTAAAAGAACTTGAACAGAATGGTCGTGTGGTTTTTGGTGTAACGGTCACGATTGAAAATCTGGATACTGAAGAACAGAAAACCTATAAAATTGTAGGTGATGACGAAGCAGACTTTAAGATTAACAAGATCTCTGTGAACTCGCCAATTGCACGTGGTCTTTTAGGTAAAAACGAAGGCGACGATGTGAAAATCAATACACCAAACGGTGAAGTTGAATACGAAATTGTGAAAGTTGAATATCTTTAA
- a CDS encoding IS4 family transposase, translating to MTLSENLDCTLQHSLPSLSHFSELIDLNWIKESLHQTGKASIRRRKLPAEHVVWLVIGLALFRDQPIGYVVEQLKLVFGTTEYCVPSAAVQARQRLGREPLNTLFSLLSQAWFEESQQQYSNFHGLSVCAVDGVVWSMPYTDENFEHFGSSKGKTAAAPYPQVRATCLVNTSTHEIIDAQIGSMDQGELTLANRLCPPSHSITLFDRAYFSADFLIDWQTRVEASHWLMRAKDNLRYEIIKRNSPHDFQIKMPLSARARKLNPSLGEYWEARLIEVEQAGKIRRYITSLMDSKAYPLIGLAKLYAQRWEIEMCYREIKSDLQEGKHLRSKQPDLIYQELWGVFIAYNILRRQMKHMAQRAKVSPLRISFHIASISILNILRFDSLDSAGNLPKHLESLLEKSRRYVLPERRVRSCPRVVKGKPQKYPRKCQSIS from the coding sequence ATGACTTTATCTGAAAATTTAGATTGCACCCTTCAACATTCTTTGCCTTCACTCAGCCATTTCAGTGAACTCATTGATTTAAACTGGATTAAAGAAAGCCTACATCAAACAGGTAAGGCTTCTATCAGGAGAAGAAAATTACCTGCCGAACATGTGGTATGGCTGGTAATTGGGCTTGCCCTATTTCGAGATCAACCGATCGGGTATGTCGTAGAGCAACTAAAACTTGTGTTTGGTACAACAGAATATTGTGTCCCCAGTGCAGCAGTGCAAGCACGACAACGTTTAGGACGAGAGCCCTTGAATACCTTGTTTTCTCTACTCAGCCAAGCCTGGTTTGAAGAATCCCAACAGCAATACTCAAACTTTCATGGCCTTAGTGTATGTGCTGTTGACGGGGTGGTTTGGTCTATGCCTTATACAGACGAGAATTTTGAACACTTTGGCTCATCTAAGGGTAAAACCGCTGCAGCCCCTTATCCACAAGTGAGAGCAACCTGCCTGGTAAATACCAGCACCCATGAAATCATTGATGCCCAAATAGGTAGCATGGATCAGGGTGAACTTACACTGGCAAATCGATTATGTCCTCCATCGCATAGTATTACCTTGTTTGATCGAGCCTATTTCTCTGCTGATTTCTTGATTGACTGGCAAACACGAGTAGAAGCCAGTCATTGGTTAATGAGAGCAAAAGATAATTTACGCTATGAGATCATTAAACGTAATTCCCCGCATGACTTTCAAATCAAAATGCCTCTTTCAGCTAGAGCCAGGAAGCTAAATCCATCATTAGGAGAATATTGGGAAGCGCGTTTGATTGAAGTTGAGCAGGCAGGGAAAATTAGACGTTATATCACTTCATTAATGGATTCAAAGGCATATCCACTGATAGGCTTGGCGAAGCTTTATGCCCAGCGCTGGGAAATAGAAATGTGTTACCGAGAAATCAAAAGTGATTTACAGGAAGGTAAGCATTTGAGGAGCAAGCAACCTGATTTAATTTATCAAGAATTATGGGGGGTCTTCATTGCCTATAATATTCTAAGAAGACAAATGAAACATATGGCTCAACGTGCAAAAGTCAGTCCTTTGAGAATCAGCTTTCATATTGCCTCTATCAGCATCCTGAATATATTAAGATTTGATTCTTTAGACTCCGCAGGGAATTTACCTAAACATCTAGAAAGTTTACTGGAGAAATCGAGGAGGTATGTTTTGCCTGAGAGAAGGGTTAGAAGTTGCCCACGAGTTGTGAAAGGAAAACCGCAGAAATACCCAAGAAAATGCCAGTCAATTTCTTAA
- the carB gene encoding carbamoyl-phosphate synthase large subunit gives MAKRTDIKSILIIGAGPIVIGQACEFDYSGAQACKALREEGYRVILVNSNPATIMTDPTMADATYIEPITWQTVAAIIEKERPDAVLPTMGGQTALNCALALDEHGILEKFNVELIGATKEAIEKAEDRKLFDQAMRKIGLECPKADVAESMEHALEIQARFGFPVIIRPSFTMGGSGGGIAYNKEEFIEICERGFDLSPTKQLLIDESLIGWKEYEMEVVRDKNDNCIIVCTIENFDPMGVHTGDSITVAPAQTLTDKEFQLLRNASLAVLREIGVETGGSNVQFGICPNTGRMVVIEMNPRVSRSSALASKATGFPIAKIAAKLAVGYTLDELKNDITGGTTPASFEPAIDYVVTKIPRFNFEKFPQADATLTTQMKSVGEVMAIGRNFQESVQKALRGLEVGASGFDEKIEVGAEGARDKILQELKVPGPERIWYVGDAFRHGFTLDEVFAATNIDRWFLIQIEDIIKTENQIKTLGFGDLNADNIRAFKRKGLSDLRIADLMGISQKQFRKHRWNLGVTPVYKRVDTCAAEFESDTAYMYSTYDEECEANPSAKDKIMVIGGGPNRIGQGIEFDYCCVHAALAMREDGYETIMVNCNPETVSTDYDTSDRLYFEPITLEDVLEIVRIEKPKGIIVQYGGQTPLKLARALEEAGAPIIGTSPDAIDRAEDRERFQQMIQRLQLRQPNNSIVKSAEEGMAEASKVGYPLVVRPSYVLGGRAMEIVYNDEELKRYLRDAVQASNEAPVLLDRFLDDAIEVDVDCVSDGKDVVIGGIMQHIEQAGIHSGDSACSIPPYSLSKEIQDEMRRQTVAMAKELGVIGLMNVQFAVKGEDVYILEVNPRASRTVPFVSKCIGESLAKVAARCMAGQSLESQGFTSEIIPEHFSVKEAVFPFNKFPGVDPILGPEMKSTGEVMGVGKTFGEAFYKAVLGANERLPGLPTEGEVKHAFISVRDSDKPRAAGIAKQLIDLGFKILATDGTFKVISDAGLECERVNKVTEGRPNIVDRIKNGEIHLVINTTEGKKAQEDSFSIRRSALQGKVYNTTTLNGADAVCQALAIKLPMDVYRLQDLTKG, from the coding sequence ATGGCTAAACGTACTGACATTAAAAGCATCTTGATTATTGGTGCTGGTCCGATTGTCATCGGTCAAGCATGTGAGTTTGACTACTCAGGTGCTCAAGCATGTAAAGCCCTTCGTGAAGAAGGCTATCGCGTTATTTTGGTCAACTCAAACCCAGCGACCATCATGACCGACCCAACCATGGCGGATGCAACGTATATTGAGCCAATTACTTGGCAAACTGTTGCAGCGATCATTGAGAAAGAGCGCCCAGATGCTGTTCTTCCAACCATGGGTGGTCAAACTGCATTGAACTGTGCCCTTGCCCTTGATGAGCACGGCATTTTAGAAAAATTCAATGTTGAATTGATCGGTGCGACCAAAGAAGCGATTGAAAAAGCTGAAGACCGCAAACTGTTCGACCAGGCAATGCGTAAAATTGGTCTTGAATGTCCAAAAGCTGACGTTGCTGAGTCAATGGAACATGCTTTAGAAATTCAAGCACGTTTCGGCTTCCCAGTGATTATCCGTCCATCATTCACGATGGGTGGTTCAGGTGGCGGTATCGCGTACAACAAAGAAGAATTCATCGAAATTTGTGAACGCGGTTTCGATCTTTCTCCGACTAAACAATTATTGATCGATGAATCTTTAATTGGTTGGAAAGAGTACGAGATGGAAGTTGTTCGTGACAAAAACGACAACTGTATCATCGTATGTACCATTGAAAACTTTGACCCAATGGGCGTGCATACAGGTGACTCAATCACTGTTGCCCCTGCGCAAACATTGACAGACAAAGAATTCCAGCTTTTACGTAATGCATCTTTAGCGGTTCTCCGTGAAATTGGCGTAGAAACAGGTGGTTCTAACGTACAGTTCGGTATTTGCCCAAATACTGGCCGTATGGTGGTGATCGAGATGAACCCACGTGTATCACGTTCATCTGCCCTTGCCTCTAAAGCAACTGGTTTCCCAATTGCAAAAATCGCAGCGAAATTGGCTGTGGGTTATACGCTTGATGAGTTGAAAAACGACATCACTGGCGGTACAACGCCTGCATCGTTCGAACCTGCAATCGACTACGTTGTTACTAAGATTCCTCGTTTCAACTTCGAGAAATTCCCACAAGCTGACGCAACGCTTACAACTCAGATGAAATCTGTCGGTGAAGTGATGGCGATTGGTCGTAACTTCCAGGAATCTGTACAAAAAGCCCTTCGTGGTCTTGAAGTTGGCGCTTCTGGTTTTGACGAAAAAATTGAAGTGGGTGCTGAAGGCGCGCGCGACAAAATCTTGCAAGAGCTTAAAGTTCCAGGTCCTGAGCGTATTTGGTACGTGGGCGACGCATTCCGTCACGGCTTTACTTTAGACGAAGTATTCGCTGCAACGAACATTGACCGCTGGTTCTTGATTCAAATCGAAGACATCATCAAAACTGAAAACCAAATCAAAACTTTAGGTTTTGGCGACTTGAACGCAGACAACATCCGTGCATTCAAACGTAAAGGTTTATCAGATCTTCGCATTGCGGACTTGATGGGCATTTCACAAAAACAATTCCGTAAACACCGTTGGAACCTGGGCGTAACTCCAGTTTACAAACGTGTCGATACATGTGCTGCAGAATTCGAATCTGATACAGCCTACATGTACTCAACTTACGATGAAGAGTGTGAAGCCAATCCGTCTGCAAAAGACAAGATCATGGTGATCGGCGGTGGCCCTAACCGTATTGGCCAAGGGATCGAGTTCGATTACTGCTGTGTACACGCAGCGCTTGCTATGCGTGAAGATGGTTACGAAACCATCATGGTGAACTGTAACCCTGAAACTGTTTCTACGGATTACGATACTTCAGATCGTTTGTACTTTGAACCGATCACACTTGAAGACGTGCTTGAAATCGTACGTATCGAGAAGCCGAAAGGCATTATCGTTCAGTACGGTGGTCAAACACCTTTGAAATTGGCTCGTGCTCTAGAAGAAGCCGGTGCGCCAATTATCGGTACATCACCTGATGCGATTGACCGTGCAGAAGACCGTGAACGTTTCCAGCAAATGATTCAACGTCTGCAACTTCGTCAACCGAACAACAGCATTGTAAAATCTGCTGAAGAAGGTATGGCTGAAGCATCTAAAGTCGGCTACCCGCTTGTAGTACGTCCTTCTTACGTCCTTGGTGGTCGTGCGATGGAAATCGTGTACAACGACGAAGAACTCAAACGCTACTTACGTGATGCGGTTCAAGCATCTAACGAAGCGCCTGTTCTTCTTGACCGTTTCTTAGATGATGCGATCGAAGTTGACGTGGACTGCGTATCTGACGGTAAAGACGTTGTGATTGGCGGCATCATGCAGCACATTGAACAAGCGGGTATTCACTCAGGTGACTCGGCATGTTCGATTCCTCCTTACTCTCTATCTAAAGAGATTCAGGACGAAATGCGTCGTCAAACCGTGGCTATGGCAAAAGAGCTTGGCGTGATCGGTTTGATGAACGTTCAGTTTGCGGTTAAAGGTGAAGACGTTTACATTCTGGAAGTGAACCCACGTGCGTCTCGTACTGTGCCATTCGTTTCTAAGTGTATCGGTGAATCTTTAGCGAAAGTTGCTGCACGTTGTATGGCGGGTCAATCTCTTGAGTCTCAAGGCTTTACATCAGAGATTATTCCTGAGCACTTCTCTGTCAAAGAAGCCGTGTTCCCGTTCAACAAATTCCCTGGTGTTGACCCAATCCTTGGCCCTGAGATGAAATCGACTGGCGAAGTGATGGGCGTTGGTAAAACATTTGGTGAAGCGTTCTATAAAGCTGTTTTAGGTGCAAACGAGCGTTTACCAGGTCTTCCAACTGAAGGCGAAGTAAAACACGCATTTATCTCTGTACGTGACTCAGATAAACCACGTGCGGCGGGTATCGCAAAACAATTGATTGACCTAGGCTTCAAGATTCTTGCAACTGATGGTACATTTAAAGTGATTAGCGATGCTGGTCTTGAATGTGAACGTGTCAATAAAGTAACTGAAGGTCGTCCTAACATTGTGGACCGTATTAAAAACGGCGAAATCCACCTTGTGATTAACACGACTGAAGGCAAAAAGGCACAAGAAGACTCATTCTCGATCCGTCGTTCAGCACTTCAAGGTAAAGTGTATAACACAACTACATTGAATGGTGCGGATGCAGTATGCCAAGCTTTAGCAATTAAATTGCCAATGGATGTATATCGTTTGCAAGACCTAACTAAAGGTTAA
- a CDS encoding RidA family protein — protein sequence MTRTAIFPQDRHALYEQHGYSAAIKSEDLLFVSGQVGSREDGSPEPDFEKQVERAFENLAATLAAAGCSFDNIVDVTTFHTDPERQFESIMKVKQQVFNQKPYPNWTAVGVTWLAGFDFEIKVIACIPLSA from the coding sequence ATGACTAGAACTGCGATATTTCCCCAAGACCGCCATGCCCTGTATGAACAGCATGGTTATTCTGCTGCGATCAAATCGGAAGACTTACTTTTTGTTTCTGGTCAGGTCGGTAGCCGTGAAGATGGCTCGCCTGAACCAGATTTTGAGAAGCAGGTAGAACGGGCTTTTGAAAACTTAGCTGCAACATTGGCAGCGGCTGGTTGTAGCTTCGACAATATTGTCGATGTCACTACTTTTCACACTGACCCCGAACGGCAGTTTGAAAGTATTATGAAAGTTAAACAACAAGTGTTTAATCAAAAGCCTTACCCAAACTGGACTGCGGTGGGCGTGACTTGGCTGGCAGGTTTTGATTTTGAAATTAAAGTGATTGCCTGTATTCCTCTCAGCGCTTAG
- a CDS encoding TetR/AcrR family transcriptional regulator yields MSVREQKMAETRKKLIEVARRAFAEYGYAGTSMDKLTAEAGLTRGALYHHFGDKKGLFAAVVDQIDSEMASSAQQHLEQPDDLWEGLMLEGRTYIQNALNSEFQRIVLRDGPAVLGDPAHWPSQNRCLQSTRECVEQLLVADRIKTVDPEAAAVFLNGAAMNAALWVASSEHPEQVLPEALHAFNLFASGFLKEAQS; encoded by the coding sequence ATGTCTGTTCGTGAACAAAAGATGGCGGAAACCCGCAAGAAACTGATAGAAGTGGCACGCCGTGCGTTTGCGGAATATGGTTATGCTGGCACTTCAATGGATAAGCTCACGGCAGAAGCAGGGCTGACTCGTGGTGCGCTGTATCATCATTTTGGTGATAAAAAAGGCTTATTTGCTGCAGTGGTCGACCAGATCGATTCGGAAATGGCTTCATCTGCGCAGCAACATCTGGAGCAGCCTGATGATCTGTGGGAAGGATTGATGCTGGAAGGGCGGACCTATATTCAAAATGCCTTAAACTCTGAATTCCAGCGCATTGTATTGCGCGATGGGCCTGCGGTATTGGGTGATCCTGCACACTGGCCAAGTCAAAACAGATGTTTGCAGTCCACGCGTGAATGTGTTGAGCAATTATTGGTAGCAGATCGAATTAAAACAGTTGATCCGGAAGCTGCTGCGGTATTTTTAAATGGTGCTGCAATGAATGCAGCCCTCTGGGTGGCTTCTAGCGAACATCCTGAGCAGGTACTCCCTGAGGCTTTACATGCATTTAATTTATTTGCATCGGGGTTTTTAAAAGAAGCCCAGAGCTAA
- the carA gene encoding glutamine-hydrolyzing carbamoyl-phosphate synthase small subunit, whose amino-acid sequence MSTPAILALADGTIFKGTSIGASGSTTGEVVFNTAMTGYQEILTDPSYAQQLVTLTYPHIGNTGCNEEDAESGRIHKVWANGLIIRDLPLLHSNFRSTQSLAEYLVQHNVVAIADIDTRKLTRILRDKGAQNGCILAGENITEAEALEKARAFGGLNGLDLAKECCDPEGFEWTEGSWTLGKGFSQPEAKFHVVAYDYGVKTNILRMLADRGCKLTVVPAQTPAADVLALNPDGVFLSNGPGDPAACDYAIEAVKTIVETTEIPVFGICLGHQILALASGAKTLKMPHGHHGANHPVQNLDNGTVMITSQNHGFAVDESNLPDVLRVTHRSLFDGTNQGIHRTDKPAFSFQGHPEASPGPHDCAPLFDHFIELIEASKK is encoded by the coding sequence TTGAGCACCCCAGCAATTTTAGCCCTTGCCGACGGAACTATCTTTAAAGGTACTTCGATTGGCGCATCGGGTAGTACGACTGGTGAAGTCGTTTTCAACACTGCCATGACTGGCTATCAAGAAATTTTGACTGACCCGAGTTATGCACAGCAACTTGTGACACTGACTTACCCACATATCGGTAACACAGGCTGCAATGAAGAAGACGCTGAATCAGGTCGTATTCATAAGGTTTGGGCTAACGGATTGATCATTCGTGACCTGCCTTTACTGCACAGTAACTTCCGTTCAACCCAATCATTAGCTGAATATTTGGTACAACACAATGTTGTGGCAATTGCGGATATCGACACGCGTAAATTGACACGTATCTTACGTGACAAAGGTGCGCAAAATGGCTGTATCCTTGCTGGCGAAAATATCACTGAAGCTGAAGCGCTTGAAAAAGCACGTGCATTTGGTGGTTTAAACGGTTTAGACCTGGCAAAAGAATGTTGCGACCCTGAAGGTTTTGAATGGACTGAAGGCTCTTGGACATTAGGCAAAGGTTTCTCTCAACCAGAAGCTAAATTCCATGTTGTTGCATACGATTACGGTGTCAAAACCAACATCTTACGTATGCTCGCAGACCGCGGTTGTAAACTGACTGTTGTGCCGGCGCAAACTCCTGCTGCTGATGTACTTGCACTGAATCCGGATGGCGTGTTCCTTTCGAACGGTCCTGGTGATCCGGCTGCATGTGACTACGCAATTGAAGCTGTAAAAACAATTGTAGAAACCACTGAAATTCCAGTATTTGGTATCTGCCTGGGTCACCAGATTCTTGCGCTTGCAAGTGGTGCTAAAACCTTAAAAATGCCTCACGGCCACCACGGTGCGAACCATCCTGTACAAAATCTTGATAACGGTACAGTGATGATTACTTCTCAAAACCATGGCTTCGCAGTCGATGAAAGCAATCTGCCTGATGTGTTGCGTGTAACGCATCGCTCACTGTTTGATGGCACCAACCAAGGTATCCATCGTACAGACAAACCTGCGTTCAGCTTCCAGGGTCACCCTGAAGCAAGCCCGGGTCCACATGACTGCGCACCATTGTTCGATCATTTCATCGAACTTATCGAAGCATCTAAGAAGTAA